A genomic segment from Roseibium algicola encodes:
- a CDS encoding amidase — protein MAVYRPTPEELREAALEIGLHFSEADAQSFHGLIQSQLDAYDLVDSMVEPLPEVAYPRTPGIRPEPEDNPYNAWAVKTTIAGARTGRLSGKRVAIKDNVCVAGVPMMNGATILEGYVPEIDATIVTRMLDEGAVILGKAVCEYYCASGGSHTSANGAVENPVVPGYNAGGSSSGSTALVVSGAVDMATGGDQGGSIRIPASYCGAVGLKPTHGLVPYTGVFAVELTVDHAGPITRTVADNALMLEVIAGPDGLDPRQTGAPAQPYTRALAKGVHGLKIGIVPEGFGMAGAEAEVDARVLEAADRLAGAGAQITETSVALHKAGAAIWTPVFLEGATELMMRHNAYGTNMKGVFLESLLDAQYRWRDRADEWSETMKLGILTGHYMSSRHRGRYYGKAQNLNRLLTADYDKALEKADVLLMPTTPMAATPLPPSNAPREEVIARAFEMVGNTAPTCLTGHPAISVPVGSASDGRPIGAMLIARHYDEMTLYQVAAVLEALYEPKA, from the coding sequence ATGGCAGTTTATCGCCCGACACCGGAAGAACTTCGCGAGGCCGCTCTTGAGATCGGGTTGCATTTCAGCGAAGCGGACGCTCAATCCTTCCATGGCCTGATACAATCGCAGCTCGACGCGTACGATCTGGTGGATTCGATGGTCGAGCCCCTGCCGGAAGTGGCCTATCCGCGCACTCCGGGCATTCGGCCCGAACCGGAAGACAATCCCTACAATGCCTGGGCCGTCAAGACGACGATCGCCGGTGCGCGGACCGGTCGGCTCTCCGGCAAGCGCGTCGCAATCAAGGACAACGTCTGCGTAGCCGGCGTGCCGATGATGAACGGAGCAACGATTCTCGAGGGATACGTTCCTGAAATCGACGCGACGATCGTGACCCGAATGCTCGATGAGGGCGCCGTCATTCTCGGCAAGGCCGTTTGTGAGTATTACTGTGCCTCCGGTGGCAGTCACACCTCAGCCAACGGCGCGGTGGAAAACCCGGTCGTGCCGGGATACAACGCCGGCGGCTCGTCTTCAGGCTCGACCGCTCTCGTTGTTTCCGGCGCGGTAGACATGGCAACCGGCGGCGATCAGGGCGGTTCTATCCGCATTCCGGCGTCTTATTGCGGGGCGGTTGGACTCAAGCCCACTCATGGTCTCGTCCCGTATACGGGTGTTTTCGCGGTGGAACTTACGGTTGATCACGCGGGACCAATAACGCGTACGGTCGCCGATAACGCCCTCATGCTAGAGGTGATTGCCGGCCCCGACGGTCTCGATCCACGCCAGACCGGGGCGCCCGCCCAGCCTTACACACGAGCGCTTGCCAAAGGAGTTCACGGGCTCAAGATCGGCATTGTGCCGGAGGGCTTCGGCATGGCCGGCGCCGAGGCCGAGGTCGACGCCCGCGTGCTCGAGGCGGCGGACCGGCTCGCTGGAGCGGGCGCGCAGATCACGGAGACCTCAGTCGCGCTGCACAAGGCCGGGGCAGCGATCTGGACCCCCGTTTTTCTGGAAGGCGCCACTGAATTGATGATGCGTCACAACGCTTACGGCACAAATATGAAAGGTGTTTTCCTGGAAAGCCTGCTCGACGCGCAGTACCGGTGGCGCGACCGCGCGGATGAGTGGTCCGAGACAATGAAGCTCGGCATCCTGACCGGTCACTATATGTCCTCACGCCATCGTGGCCGCTATTACGGAAAGGCCCAAAACCTCAATCGCCTGCTCACTGCCGACTACGACAAAGCCCTGGAAAAGGCGGATGTTCTGCTCATGCCGACGACCCCGATGGCGGCGACGCCCTTGCCCCCCTCCAATGCCCCTCGCGAGGAAGTCATTGCCCGAGCCTTTGAGATGGTCGGCAACACCGCACCGACCTGTCTCACAGGCCATCCGGCAATTTCCGTTCCGGTTGGTTCCGCGTCGGATGGCCGTCCGATAGGTGCAATGCTCATCGCACGCCATTATGACGAAATGACCCTCTATCAGGTCGCGGCGGTGTTGGAAGCGCTCTATGAGCCAAAAGCATAG
- a CDS encoding ROK family protein: MIVTSSRLKLFNMSRVLWEVRRTPGISRRELSRLLNSTDSKLSRITRDLIADNLLVERATARSAMRGRPHVGLYLNPPGLHVLSIVLTRYEQKISIVDLTGQRVAEDEIDGGVEECNNNILDCARRQITRLSERPDMRFECLAGISLIVSPDIELHGDQDQRVWLNALQNDLHMAFDIPVARSGIAEALHIAETHQTIELPTLPSVMVHAGFALDASMIVSTDTSATTLFEGNLNDVLARFDRGTNSWLSLKDVASAGAVMHRLGHVEQVDTSRNTGLRLGVPHAVRQANSGDRRATTAFRDAGEAVGIAIAALVSMLVPARVILAGPLASAVPFVEGFRYIIQKTSACDSDAIIRSTLSDLQAAEAAGLEWFAFSEMTLDHSEPQAPNRK, translated from the coding sequence ATGATCGTTACCTCATCGCGTCTAAAACTGTTCAACATGTCTCGCGTTCTCTGGGAGGTTCGCCGTACTCCGGGAATCTCTCGCCGGGAGCTTTCGAGACTGCTGAACAGCACCGACTCGAAGCTGTCCCGCATTACCCGCGATCTGATCGCCGACAATTTGCTGGTGGAACGTGCGACTGCTCGCTCCGCAATGCGTGGACGGCCGCACGTAGGGCTTTATCTTAACCCCCCTGGATTGCATGTACTCAGCATTGTGCTCACACGCTACGAACAAAAGATATCGATCGTCGATCTTACCGGCCAGCGAGTGGCCGAGGATGAAATCGACGGCGGCGTCGAGGAATGCAACAATAACATTCTTGATTGTGCACGCAGGCAGATCACCCGTTTATCGGAACGGCCTGACATGCGCTTCGAGTGCTTGGCTGGCATTAGCTTGATCGTTTCTCCCGATATAGAACTCCACGGAGACCAAGATCAGCGAGTGTGGCTCAACGCGCTGCAAAACGATCTTCATATGGCATTCGATATACCTGTTGCCCGTTCGGGGATCGCCGAAGCTCTCCATATTGCAGAGACACACCAGACGATTGAGTTGCCGACCCTTCCAAGCGTTATGGTTCACGCAGGTTTCGCTCTGGATGCCAGCATGATTGTATCGACCGACACTTCTGCGACCACACTGTTTGAGGGAAATCTCAACGACGTCCTCGCGCGTTTCGATCGCGGCACGAATAGCTGGCTTTCTCTCAAAGACGTTGCTTCGGCCGGAGCTGTGATGCATCGGCTTGGTCATGTGGAACAAGTGGACACTTCGAGAAATACCGGTCTGAGACTTGGGGTTCCTCACGCGGTACGTCAGGCGAACTCCGGAGACCGGCGCGCGACCACGGCATTTCGGGACGCCGGTGAGGCTGTCGGCATCGCTATCGCGGCTCTAGTTTCTATGCTTGTCCCTGCGCGCGTGATCCTTGCTGGACCGTTGGCCTCTGCCGTTCCCTTCGTAGAAGGCTTTCGCTACATTATTCAGAAAACGTCGGCATGCGACAGCGACGCGATTATCAGGTCCACACTCAGTGACCTACAAGCTGCCGAGGCAGCAGGCCTCGAGTGGTTCGCATTCTCGGAAATGACTCTGGATCACAGTGAACCTCAGGCGCCGAATAGAAAATAA
- a CDS encoding acetamidase/formamidase family protein yields MFEVKATPENVFWGYFDAETKPVLTVPSGSEVIMHTLPACFEADVPEDPNLVTPDHRTALDTLIPGGNDGKVVAGPVGPHMVTGPIYVEGAMPGDVLQVDILEAKPRQDWGFCAIQPLLGTLPEEFTNYERMHIMIDRATQMAELPWGLEIPLDPFFGIIGVAPPKEWGRVGTPEPRAFGGNMDNKDLRPGSTIYFPVFNEGALFGAGDGHGCQGHGEVCITALETALDGKFRLTVRKDMSLSQPFAETPDKLIAMGFNTDLDEAARQAVREMIHLVCNRSELSSNQAYMLCSLVADLHVTQLVDINKGVHAVLEKKHLLATEK; encoded by the coding sequence ATGTTTGAAGTAAAGGCAACTCCCGAAAATGTGTTTTGGGGTTATTTCGACGCCGAGACGAAACCGGTGTTGACGGTGCCGTCCGGTTCAGAGGTCATTATGCATACTTTGCCCGCCTGCTTCGAGGCGGACGTACCGGAGGATCCCAACCTTGTGACGCCGGATCATCGCACCGCTCTTGATACGCTAATTCCAGGCGGCAACGACGGCAAGGTGGTCGCCGGTCCGGTCGGGCCACATATGGTGACCGGACCCATTTACGTCGAAGGCGCTATGCCGGGCGACGTGCTGCAGGTTGATATTCTGGAAGCCAAACCGCGTCAGGATTGGGGTTTCTGCGCCATCCAGCCGTTGCTTGGAACGCTGCCGGAAGAATTCACCAACTACGAACGTATGCACATCATGATCGATCGGGCGACCCAGATGGCGGAATTGCCCTGGGGACTAGAGATCCCCCTCGATCCCTTCTTCGGCATCATTGGTGTCGCTCCACCGAAGGAATGGGGGCGTGTGGGTACGCCGGAACCGCGGGCCTTTGGCGGCAACATGGACAACAAGGACCTGCGTCCGGGCAGCACCATTTATTTCCCGGTCTTCAACGAGGGGGCGCTTTTCGGCGCGGGCGATGGTCATGGATGCCAAGGCCACGGCGAGGTTTGTATCACGGCACTCGAGACGGCACTGGACGGGAAGTTCCGTCTGACGGTACGCAAGGACATGAGCCTGAGCCAGCCTTTCGCAGAAACGCCGGACAAGCTCATTGCCATGGGCTTCAATACCGACCTTGACGAAGCCGCGCGACAAGCAGTGCGGGAGATGATCCACCTTGTATGCAATCGCAGCGAATTGTCCAGCAACCAGGCCTATATGCTGTGCTCCCTGGTGGCCGACCTGCATGTGACGCAG
- a CDS encoding urea ABC transporter substrate-binding protein, whose amino-acid sequence MDRRSFLRNSAVAGAALAAPSLISSRSRAADILKLGCLFSSSGTMANIEGRLNSVVQMAAAELNAKGGVLGKQVEVMVTDPASDWPLYAQMGRQLLLQDQCSALFGCWTSVSRKSVLPVVEQNNGLLYYPLHFEGEENSKNVVYLNSPPASSVLPALEYLMSPDGGEAKRFFMLGSDYVWPRTINKICKGYWESKGFDESSWREHYVPFGFSNFQTLVNEIRQFASEPGGQPIIVLTVVGSSIPDFFKEIINQGIGATDIPVLGLDVLEADLEGLDTAPMVGHLNCWAYLQNAEAPANDAFKDNWKSFVEKGNLPYSPDTVIDPMVSAYDGVHLWAKAVEKAGMADPDAVRAASAGLSFDCPSGYSIKMTDENNYVSRGVFIGSVNDQQAFDILWQSEDTPKPVPFSPYA is encoded by the coding sequence ATGGATCGTCGAAGTTTTCTGAGAAATTCTGCAGTCGCAGGTGCAGCGCTTGCGGCGCCGTCGCTCATCTCCAGCCGTTCTCGGGCGGCAGATATCTTGAAACTGGGTTGCCTGTTCTCTTCATCCGGAACGATGGCCAATATCGAAGGCCGGCTGAACTCGGTTGTGCAGATGGCGGCAGCTGAACTGAACGCGAAGGGCGGTGTCCTTGGCAAGCAGGTTGAAGTGATGGTTACGGATCCGGCCTCCGACTGGCCGCTTTACGCACAAATGGGCCGTCAGTTGCTTCTGCAGGACCAGTGTTCGGCCCTGTTCGGCTGCTGGACCTCTGTTTCCCGCAAGTCGGTTCTGCCGGTCGTCGAGCAGAACAACGGCCTGCTGTATTATCCGCTTCATTTCGAAGGCGAGGAAAACTCGAAGAACGTCGTCTATCTGAACTCTCCTCCTGCGAGTTCCGTCCTGCCGGCTCTCGAATATCTGATGAGCCCGGATGGCGGTGAAGCCAAGCGTTTCTTCATGCTTGGCTCTGACTACGTCTGGCCGCGCACCATCAACAAGATCTGTAAGGGCTACTGGGAATCCAAGGGCTTTGACGAAAGCTCCTGGCGTGAGCATTACGTGCCTTTCGGTTTCTCGAACTTCCAGACCCTGGTCAACGAAATCCGCCAGTTCGCCAGCGAACCCGGCGGCCAGCCGATCATTGTCCTGACGGTTGTCGGATCTTCGATCCCAGACTTCTTCAAGGAAATCATCAACCAGGGCATCGGTGCTACCGATATTCCCGTGCTGGGTCTCGATGTTCTCGAAGCTGACCTGGAAGGTCTCGACACCGCGCCTATGGTAGGTCACTTGAATTGCTGGGCTTACCTGCAGAATGCCGAAGCGCCAGCAAATGACGCCTTCAAAGACAACTGGAAGAGCTTCGTCGAGAAGGGCAATCTTCCCTACTCGCCGGACACCGTCATCGATCCGATGGTCTCGGCCTATGACGGTGTGCACCTTTGGGCAAAAGCAGTTGAAAAGGCGGGGATGGCGGACCCGGATGCGGTCCGTGCGGCTTCTGCCGGACTAAGCTTCGATTGTCCGTCCGGCTATTCCATCAAGATGACCGACGAAAACAATTACGTTTCTCGCGGTGTCTTTATCGGGTCTGTCAACGATCAGCAGGCGTTCGATATCCTCTGGCAGTCAGAGGATACGCCGAAGCCGGTACCGTTTAGCCCCTATGCGTGA
- the urtC gene encoding urea ABC transporter permease subunit UrtC, which yields MTDALLFNQGRKVPGRRITDLLSIVLAVVGLSVLISGLTGTGPSSYFLNLIGQIATFGMLAIALDLIWGYAGILSLGHGLFFAVGGYVIAMHMVKVSYIATGTPPDFMLFMGWDALPSYYRGLEYSGYAIILGVVLAAILAFVIGFTAFRSRVVGVYFAILTQAFVYVAMLLMFRNDTGFGGNNGMTGFTELFGLPLAERKSVALLSAVSILTVALVLAVLARLVTSRFGQLLIAIRDDEARLRFLGHETLWIKLAVWGLSAVIAAVAGMLYVPQVGIINPRVLAPDLSLEIAVWVAIGGRGSLSGAFFGAVLISAFKFVLTAVVPDLWPFILSGLVLLVVVLLPNGLTDLPAAMAARLKGRGR from the coding sequence ATGACTGATGCCTTGCTCTTCAATCAGGGCCGTAAGGTGCCGGGTCGCCGGATCACGGATCTTCTTTCGATCGTTCTGGCGGTGGTCGGGTTGTCCGTGTTGATTTCCGGACTGACCGGCACCGGCCCTTCTTCCTATTTTCTCAACCTCATCGGGCAAATTGCGACGTTTGGAATGTTGGCCATCGCGCTGGATCTCATCTGGGGTTACGCAGGTATTCTCAGCCTGGGGCATGGCCTGTTCTTTGCCGTCGGTGGCTATGTCATCGCCATGCACATGGTCAAGGTCAGCTACATTGCCACCGGCACGCCACCTGACTTCATGCTCTTCATGGGGTGGGATGCTCTGCCGTCCTACTACCGGGGTCTGGAGTATTCAGGCTATGCGATCATTCTTGGTGTCGTGCTGGCTGCGATCCTTGCCTTCGTCATCGGCTTTACTGCGTTTCGGTCCCGGGTTGTCGGCGTTTATTTCGCGATCCTTACCCAGGCATTCGTCTACGTCGCGATGCTGCTGATGTTTCGTAACGACACCGGGTTCGGTGGCAACAACGGAATGACCGGCTTTACCGAGCTGTTCGGCCTGCCGCTGGCCGAGCGGAAATCGGTAGCCTTGCTCAGCGCGGTTTCGATCCTGACCGTCGCTTTGGTGTTGGCCGTCCTGGCGCGTCTCGTGACGTCGCGCTTCGGACAATTGCTGATTGCCATCCGCGATGATGAGGCGAGGTTGCGTTTTCTCGGCCACGAAACGCTCTGGATCAAGCTCGCCGTATGGGGCTTATCCGCCGTCATCGCTGCAGTAGCGGGCATGCTTTACGTGCCTCAGGTGGGCATCATCAATCCACGCGTTCTGGCGCCGGATTTGTCTCTTGAGATCGCCGTCTGGGTCGCGATCGGTGGCCGTGGTTCACTGTCGGGCGCCTTCTTCGGAGCCGTTCTTATCAGCGCCTTCAAATTCGTGCTGACTGCGGTCGTGCCTGACCTTTGGCCATTCATTCTGTCCGGCCTCGTTCTGCTCGTCGTCGTGCTCCTGCCGAATGGCTTGACGGATCTGCCTGCTGCAATGGCGGCTCGTCTGAAAGGGAGGGGCCGATGA
- the urtB gene encoding urea ABC transporter permease subunit UrtB: MLIVASANPVLAQAPVQKRVLGELCAKGVSNQVKGITNLLASVDAGQVDPSWGVEIFQALGDRALICGGDTPLIVSEDTVRLATTLEPTKRSPEKKQGAFVNLRLRSQLDMGVAILRLLSEPGGPTSAADLEQLRKRAEIAPVALIERAVAMPGNEAVAEGLRDILAVAALEDPDPAQRISAIKRLAEAPSARNLTLLLNLRDGLSDAEDGAIKGELSSGINKIRFWLEVGEVSATIYSGLSYASILFMAALGLAVIFGLMGVINLAQGELIMIGAYVTFLVQEALKVVAPGLLEYYLLLAIPFAFVVTAGVGVTMEVTVIRHLYRRPLMTLLATWAISLFLINATRVVFGTQNLEFVVPGFLSGGVHLFADFIVTWNRLFAICFALVVLGGALFVLRYTKLGMFIRAVTENRDMAGCVGVSVRRVDMVAFGIGSGLAGLAGLALSPIYTVNPGMGASFIVDAFMIVVLGGVGSLIGTAAAALGIGMINVIIEPLYGAVAAKVIVLLMIIVFIQFRPEGLIAIKGRR, from the coding sequence ATGCTGATCGTGGCGAGTGCCAACCCCGTGCTGGCTCAAGCACCTGTGCAAAAGCGGGTTCTCGGTGAGCTTTGCGCAAAGGGCGTCAGCAATCAAGTCAAAGGCATCACCAACCTTCTGGCAAGTGTCGATGCCGGCCAGGTCGACCCGTCCTGGGGTGTCGAGATCTTTCAGGCCTTGGGCGACCGGGCCCTGATTTGTGGCGGCGATACTCCGCTGATCGTGAGTGAAGACACGGTCCGCCTGGCGACGACATTGGAGCCGACGAAGCGCTCGCCGGAGAAGAAACAGGGAGCCTTTGTCAATCTGCGCTTGCGTTCACAGCTTGACATGGGCGTTGCGATTTTGCGCCTGCTGTCCGAACCGGGCGGCCCGACTTCTGCGGCCGATCTTGAGCAATTGCGAAAGCGTGCGGAAATTGCACCCGTGGCGCTCATCGAGCGAGCGGTGGCAATGCCGGGCAACGAGGCTGTCGCCGAAGGCCTCAGAGACATTCTTGCCGTTGCAGCTCTGGAGGATCCCGATCCGGCGCAACGGATTTCCGCAATCAAGCGTCTTGCCGAGGCCCCTTCGGCGCGGAACCTGACCTTGCTGCTCAATTTGCGCGACGGCCTGTCGGATGCTGAAGACGGGGCCATCAAGGGCGAGCTCTCTTCGGGGATCAATAAAATACGGTTTTGGCTTGAGGTCGGCGAGGTATCCGCAACGATCTACAGCGGTCTCAGCTACGCCAGCATTCTTTTCATGGCGGCACTCGGCCTTGCGGTGATTTTCGGTCTGATGGGGGTGATCAACCTGGCTCAGGGTGAGCTCATCATGATCGGAGCCTATGTGACATTCCTTGTCCAGGAAGCGCTCAAGGTCGTGGCTCCCGGCTTGCTCGAATACTATCTTCTTCTGGCTATTCCCTTTGCTTTCGTAGTGACGGCTGGTGTCGGCGTTACCATGGAGGTGACGGTTATCCGCCATCTCTACCGGCGTCCGTTGATGACCTTGCTGGCGACCTGGGCCATCAGCCTATTCCTGATCAACGCCACCCGTGTCGTCTTCGGGACGCAGAACCTGGAATTCGTCGTTCCAGGCTTCCTCAGTGGTGGAGTTCACCTCTTCGCTGACTTTATCGTGACCTGGAACCGACTTTTTGCGATCTGTTTTGCCCTGGTCGTCCTGGGCGGCGCGCTCTTCGTCCTGCGTTACACCAAGCTCGGCATGTTCATTCGTGCGGTTACCGAGAACCGGGACATGGCAGGGTGCGTCGGCGTTTCGGTGCGGCGTGTCGACATGGTTGCCTTTGGTATCGGTTCGGGACTTGCCGGTCTCGCGGGGCTGGCTCTTTCACCAATCTACACCGTCAATCCGGGCATGGGCGCCAGCTTCATCGTGGACGCTTTCATGATCGTTGTTCTGGGCGGGGTCGGCAGTCTCATCGGGACGGCCGCAGCGGCCCTGGGGATCGGCATGATCAACGTAATTATCGAACCTCTTTACGGTGCTGTCGCGGCCAAGGTGATCGTTCTGCTGATGATCATCGTTTTCATCCAGTTCCGGCCCGAGGGGCTGATCGCAATCAAAGGGCGGCGATGA
- the urtE gene encoding urea ABC transporter ATP-binding subunit UrtE, with product MGLNVEQLNQHYGSSHTLRDVSFNIADKGCTAVLGRNGAGKTTLLKCLMGVLPTSSGKISWNGQTLTDMAPYRRVRAGFGYVPQGREIFADLSVGQNLELAAAATRIDDPEEAVAEAVSLFPVIGEMWRRRGGDLSGGQQQQLSIARALVTRPDLLILDEPTEGVQPSIVSRIEEVIAELGGRLSILLVEQYFEFARSIADRYVVLSRGEVALSGDVSEMDDHAVRQFLAV from the coding sequence ATGGGACTTAACGTCGAACAATTGAACCAGCACTATGGCAGCAGCCATACGCTGCGGGACGTCTCGTTCAACATCGCCGACAAGGGCTGCACCGCAGTCCTGGGGCGCAATGGGGCGGGCAAGACCACGCTTTTGAAATGCCTTATGGGCGTTCTGCCGACCAGTTCGGGGAAGATCTCCTGGAACGGGCAGACCCTCACCGACATGGCTCCGTATCGCCGCGTTCGCGCGGGGTTCGGCTACGTTCCGCAGGGGCGAGAGATTTTCGCGGACCTTTCGGTCGGGCAGAACCTCGAACTTGCCGCAGCCGCTACAAGGATTGACGATCCGGAAGAGGCTGTCGCCGAAGCTGTCTCTTTGTTTCCCGTGATCGGCGAGATGTGGCGCCGCCGGGGGGGCGACCTGTCCGGCGGCCAGCAGCAGCAGCTCAGTATCGCAAGGGCGCTGGTTACCCGCCCCGATTTGCTCATTCTGGACGAACCAACCGAGGGCGTGCAGCCCTCGATCGTCAGCCGGATTGAGGAAGTCATCGCTGAACTCGGCGGCCGTCTCTCCATTCTGCTTGTTGAGCAGTATTTCGAATTCGCCCGATCCATTGCTGATCGCTACGTCGTTCTATCCCGCGGTGAGGTTGCCTTGTCCGGCGATGTCTCCGAGATGGACGATCATGCGGTTCGGCAATTCCTGGCTGTTTAA
- the urtD gene encoding urea ABC transporter ATP-binding protein UrtD: MSEALLIDNLSVTFGSFKAINELSLYIDYGTVRAVIGPNGAGKTTLLDAVTGKSPATKGRIILDGRTELTELKEPEIVLAGVGRKFQKPSIFEALTLEQNLALALRSASRSSIAEMFHRPGSEELARIQTVLETIGMAGWGDRSAGILSHGQKQWLEIGMLLMQEPRVLLLDEPVAGMSDEETDRTAELIMALRTPERAIVVIEHDMGFVERIADRVTVLHEGQLLVEGQMEAVKVNPRVVEVYLGR; encoded by the coding sequence ATGAGCGAAGCACTTCTGATCGATAACCTCTCTGTCACTTTTGGTTCGTTCAAGGCGATCAATGAGCTCAGCCTGTACATCGACTATGGTACCGTTCGTGCCGTCATCGGGCCGAATGGCGCCGGCAAGACCACCTTGCTCGACGCGGTCACCGGAAAGAGTCCGGCGACCAAGGGGCGGATCATTCTCGATGGCCGTACCGAGCTGACCGAGCTCAAGGAGCCTGAAATCGTGCTGGCAGGCGTCGGCCGCAAGTTCCAGAAGCCGAGCATCTTCGAAGCTTTGACGCTTGAACAGAACCTCGCACTCGCGTTGCGGTCTGCAAGCCGTAGCAGCATTGCCGAGATGTTCCACCGCCCGGGGAGCGAGGAGCTGGCCCGTATCCAGACCGTCCTGGAGACAATCGGAATGGCCGGTTGGGGAGACCGCTCCGCCGGAATTCTCAGTCATGGCCAGAAACAGTGGCTCGAAATCGGAATGTTGCTGATGCAGGAACCGCGTGTGCTTCTGCTCGACGAGCCGGTTGCCGGCATGAGCGACGAGGAAACCGATCGTACGGCCGAACTCATCATGGCGCTTCGAACGCCTGAACGCGCGATCGTGGTGATCGAGCATGACATGGGCTTCGTCGAACGGATCGCGGACCGCGTGACCGTTCTCCATGAAGGACAGCTCTTGGTGGAAGGCCAAATGGAAGCCGTCAAGGTGAACCCGCGTGTCGTTGAAGTCTATCTGGGGCGATGA